In Elaeis guineensis isolate ETL-2024a chromosome 1, EG11, whole genome shotgun sequence, a genomic segment contains:
- the LOC105039452 gene encoding LOW QUALITY PROTEIN: uncharacterized protein (The sequence of the model RefSeq protein was modified relative to this genomic sequence to represent the inferred CDS: inserted 1 base in 1 codon), whose translation MVRSGDPEATSEIWGTLEELLLACAVSRHGTRRWDSVAMEVRSRSPSAHHLLLTPEGCNERYRHLERRFSASDGKIGGGGGGPGLEIPWLEELRKLRVAELRREVQRHDVSILSLQLKVKKLQEEREQSLLEGDDGKRRPDLKEKEGRKNRESPGSTPGNIPGNRISGDSGRSCEESNSTDPKDVEEKPRVGLEEAEAAPGAETKSADXAMGGDVKSAGEASYNGSSDTIAKAAVVANTARPLPLGDSGESMAESKGGEPEAEREGAKETSDVQSSASLSRRQRRRRRRGGRTKGFSGCSSGGDEPEADAVSPGGERVAAESPPLITFVEFIRAHKFGSVFERRLESQKSVRYRSMIRRHVDLEMVRAELEGRGGRKAYTRAEVFRDLLLLCYNAIVFYPKSSPESIAAVHLRGLVTKEMAKTIRKPARPPKPEEPAPPAQPFPPPPVSKLQSDPDRASEPLEKQTPLVPLTACRKRSSLSGKAAAAAGWKEGKEENEKHRVDRKEREEDETLTTKRTKEGFSVSRPRGLRSNKTPGNGGNRVNGVSKSPNSISSPRIKSTAVENSTEATAKSAKKNGGGEAVSASKKKGAAEFLIRMKRSSPTSNGKLRNTLRSSASSGAGGGKGGEQQKKGGRGDGRKDRDSRRSSKRAAENSAPVKRSVGRPPKRAAAPPPPPPAKKAKDELGRTPPSRNRARR comes from the exons ATGGTGAGATCGGGCGATCCGGAGGCGACGTCGGAGATCTGGGGGACGCTGGAGGAGCTCCTCCTCGCGTGCGCCGTGAGCCGGCACGGGACACGGAGGTGGGACTCGGTGGCCATGGAGGTCCGGAGCCGGAGCCCCTCCGCTCACCACCTCCTCCTCACGCCGGAGGGTTGTAACGAACGGTACCGCCATCTCGAGCGCCGCTTCTCCGCCTCCGACGGAAAGATCGGCGGCGGGGGTGGCGGGCCGGGGTTGGAAATCCCCTGGCTCGAGGAGCTGCGGAAGCTCCGCGTCGCCGAGCTCCGTCGCGAGGTCCAGCGCCACGACGTTTCGATTTT GTCTTTACAATTAAAAGTAAAAAAGCTACAGGAAGAGCGCGAACAGAGTCTGTTGGAAGGGGACGATGGGAAGCGAAGACCAGATCTGAAGGAAAAGGAGGGAAGAAAGAACCGCGAATCACCGGGATCTACTCCCGGGAACATCCCGGGAAACCGGATCTCTGGAGATTCCGGCCGCTCGTGCGAGGAGTCCAACTCAACCGATCCGAAAGATGTAGAAGAGAAACCCCGTGTTGGACTCGAGGAGGCTGAGGCGGCGCCCGGCGCAGAAACCAAGAGCGCCG CGGCCATGGGTGGGGACGTAAAGTCCGCCGGAGAGGCGTCTTATAACGGGAGCTCCGACACAATAGCGAAGGCCGCGGTCGTGGCCAACACGGCTCGACCGCTGCCTCTGGGCGACTCTGGCGAGTCCATGGCCGAGTCGAAAGGCGGCGAGCCGGAGGCGGAAAGGGAAGGGGCGAAGGAGACCAGCGACGTGCAGAGCTCAGCGAGCCTGTCGAGGCGGCAGcgtcggcggcggcggcggggtGGGCGGACGAAGGGATTCTCTGGCTGTAGCAGCGGCGGAGACGAGCCGGAGGCCGACGCCGTATCCCCTGGCGGCGAGCGGGTTGCCGCTGAATCCCCGCCGTTGATCACCTTTGTCGAGTTCATCCGGGCGCATAAGTTCGGATCCGTTTTCGAACGCCGCCTGGAGAGCCAG AAGAGCGTCAGATACCGGAGCATGATACGGCGACACGTGGATCTGGAGATGGTGCGGGCGGAGCTGGAAGGGAGAGGGGGCAGGAAGGCGTACACGCGCGCGGAGGTCTTCCGGGATCTGCTGCTCCTTTGCTACAACGCCATCGTTTTCTACCCGAAGAGCTCTCCCGAATCAATCGCAGCCGTCCATCTCCGCGGGCTTGTCACGAAGGAGATGGCCAAAACCATCCGGAAGCCGGCCCGACCACCGAAACCGGAGGAACCCGCCCCACCAGCGCAACCATTTCCGCCGCCACCGGTTTCTAAGCTTCAATCGGATCCGGATCGTGCGAGCGAGCCGCTTGAGAAGCAGACCCCCTTGGTCCCCTTAACTGCTTGCCGGAAACGGAGCTCCCTCTCTGGCAAGGCTGCGGCGGCGGCGGGGTGGAAGGAGGGGAAGGAGGAGAACGAGAAGCACCGAGTAGATCGGAAGGAGCGGGAGGAGGACGAAACCCTGACCACGAAGAGGACGAAGGAGGGGTTCTCGGTGTCCAGGCCAAGAGGTTTGAGGAGCAACAAAACCCCTGGGAACGGCGGAAACAGGGTCAACGGAGTATCAAAGAGTCCCAATTCCATCTCTTCTCCGAGGATTAAATCCACCGCGGTCGAGAACTCGACGGAAGCGACGGCTAAATCAGCGAAGAAGAACGGAGGTGGCGAAGCCGTGTCCGCCTCAAAGAAAAAGGGAGCGGCGGAGTTCCTGATTCGGATGAAGCGGAGCTCGCCGACGTCGAACGGGAAACTAAGGAATACGCTGAGGAGCAGCGCCTCCTCCGGCGCCGGCGGTGGGAAAGGGGGCGAGCAGCAGAAGAAGGGAGGGCGTGGGGATGGCAGGAAGGACCGTGATTCCCGTCGGTCATCGAAACGGGCGGCGGAGAATAGTGCTCCCGTGAAGAGGAGCGTGGGGAGGCCGCCCAAGAGAGCGGCGGCTCCCCCTCCTCCGCCTCCGGCGAAGAAGGCGAAGGATGAGTTGGGAAGGACACCACCGTCGCGGAACCGAGCGAGGAGGTGA